A single Brevundimonas sp. SL130 DNA region contains:
- a CDS encoding AraC family transcriptional regulator has translation MSLLPEMTDIVARHAPPDLSRSAVPGLRLYGSDAQTRMIAVAYDPMLCLVVCGAKQTILGEMVYSYRAGDCLVVSAELPVCGSIVEAPYRALSFDLNPATIAGLMLEIDAPAASDQPPPSGIHVTRLEGELLEPMARLLRLLDRPAEIAVMTPMIERELVWRLLHSRYAATVRQIGSTESRLSGVSRAINWIRAHYAEPMRLEALSDLAGMSLSTFHRHFRTVTTMSPLQFHKQVRLREARARLLSGGDGAAETGFAVGYDSPSQFSREYARQFGLPPGRDAARMRESLTVGRPFVPNGCI, from the coding sequence ATGAGCCTCTTGCCCGAAATGACCGACATCGTCGCGCGCCACGCGCCGCCGGACCTGTCGCGCTCCGCCGTGCCTGGCCTGCGCCTGTATGGCAGCGACGCGCAGACGCGAATGATCGCCGTCGCCTATGATCCCATGCTGTGCCTGGTGGTGTGCGGGGCCAAACAGACGATCCTGGGCGAGATGGTCTATTCCTATCGGGCCGGGGACTGCCTGGTGGTGTCGGCCGAACTGCCGGTGTGCGGCAGCATCGTAGAGGCGCCCTATCGCGCCCTCAGCTTCGACCTGAACCCCGCGACCATCGCCGGCCTGATGCTGGAGATCGACGCCCCTGCCGCCTCGGATCAGCCGCCGCCATCCGGCATCCATGTGACGCGGTTGGAGGGCGAACTGCTGGAGCCCATGGCCCGCCTGTTGCGCCTTCTGGACCGGCCCGCAGAGATCGCCGTAATGACGCCGATGATCGAGCGCGAGCTGGTCTGGCGGCTGCTGCACAGCCGGTACGCCGCCACCGTGCGTCAGATCGGCTCGACCGAAAGCCGCCTGTCGGGCGTCAGCCGCGCCATCAATTGGATCCGCGCCCACTACGCCGAACCAATGCGGCTGGAGGCCCTGTCGGACCTGGCGGGCATGAGCCTGTCGACCTTCCACCGGCATTTCCGCACGGTGACGACCATGAGCCCGCTGCAGTTCCACAAACAGGTGCGGCTGCGAGAGGCGCGCGCCCGACTGTTGAGCGGCGGCGACGGCGCAGCCGAAACCGGCTTCGCCGTCGGCTATGACAGCCCGTCCCAGTTCAGCCGCGAATACGCCCGCCAGTTCGGCCTGCCGCCAGGTCGCGACGCGGCGCGGATGCGCGAAAGCCTGACGGTCGGCAGACCGTTCGTCCCCAACGGCTGCATCTGA